In Desulfobacterales bacterium, the sequence TAAAATTAGCCAAAGGATTTCGCGGTGGTCGCAGCAAATTGTTTCGCACAGCCGCAGACGCGGTGGATAAATCCCTAATGTACGCCTATCGCGACCGGCGCCAACGTAAGCGCGACTTTCGCAGGCTCTGGATAGCGCGTATTAATGCAGCCGCGAGGATGAACAAGCTGTCATACAGCAAATTTATGCACGGTCTCAAACTGGCAAACGTTGATCTGGATCGCAAAGTTCTGGCTGACCTGGCCATTACGGATCCGGCCGGTTTTACTAAAATTGCGGAATTGGCTGCACAAAAACTTTAACCTGAATTTGCATGAAAATTAATGAGAACTTGCCATTCTTTTGGCTGGTAGCATGAGAAACAAAACGGTAAAGTAGTCGCTTATACCGGTTATTACATGGAGAAAAATCATTTTATCTCATTAATTTTCACCCTAAAAACAACGCGGCGAGCCAGAGGCTTTCATGTGCTGTGTTATTAAGACCGAGGTATAGTTAACTATAACCTCGCCCTTAAATGCCTCGCACATAAAAACCTCTGGCCCGTGCAAACTTCAGGTTAAACCATGATTGATCGTTTCAAATTTTGAAAATGGATAACTCCATTGATCAAATTTATCAGGAAGCCCTGGACGGGCTTAACACGGCAACAGACCGCCAGGCAGTTGAGGATATTCGCGTCCGTTATCTGGGACGCAAAGGGGTTATCACTCAGTTCTTAAGGAACATTTCAAACCTACCCGCCGAACAGCGCCCATCAGCCGGCCAGCAGGCAAACCAGGTTAAACATCTGCTGGAGAAGGCCTGTAAAGAGACCGCCCAAAAGCTTGAAAGCACCGCTAAAGCCGCCGAGGCTGGCATTGATGTTTCATTGCCCGGCCGACCGGCACCGTCCGGCTCAACGCATCCGATTACCCAAATCAATCAGCGCATCTGCGACATTTTTACCCAAATGGGATTTGACATCGCTGAAGGGCCGGAGGTTGAGTTGGATTATTATAATTTTGAGGCCCTCAATTTTCCCAAAGATCATCCGGCCCGGGACATGCAAGACACCTTTTTTGTTTCCGATGATATTGTTCTGAGGACGCATACATCTCCGCTTCAAATTCGCACCATGGAAAAACAGCAACCACCGGTACGGATCATCATGCCTGGCAAGGTCTATCGTTGCGATTCGGATTTGACCCACACACCTATGTTTCACCAGGTGGAAGGCTTGTTGGTGGATGAGAATGTATCATTCGGGGATCTGAAAGGCACACTGACCGCCTTTGTCCATCAGATGTTTGACGAGCAAACAAGCCTGCGTTTTCGGCCGGGATTCTTTCCTTTCACCGAGCCCAGTGCCGAGGTCGATATTTTGTGTGTGATGTGTCGGGGCAAAGGTTGTCGCGTATGTTCTCGAACCGGCTGGCTGGAAATTCTCGGTTCTGGAATGGTTCATCCGGCCCTGTATGAAAATGTAGGATATGATGCCGACCGCTATACCGGTTTTGCCTTCGGGATGGGTGTGGACCGCATCGCCATGCTTAAATTCGGAATAGATGACATCCGCAAATTTTTTGAAAATGATGTGCGGTTCCTATCCCAATATTAAACAAAACGTACAACATACAATCTGGAATAGAAGTTTTAGAAAATAATCTCAAAAGCGGGTTCAAGGTATTAGAATATGTTCGATAGCAAGGCGCAAACCGATTCGAAAGTTAAGTCCGCCTCAGGCGGATTAGTATTCGAGCATTTCGAATCGGTTTGATGCACACCTTAGTGTTCATAAAAAATAGATGTGTAATCCATTTATCCTGGGTAACACAGCTATCGGACATTAGATGATGTCTTGACCCTTCTTTTAGGAACTGAATAAATGAAAGTTAGTCTCAGCTGGCTCAATGATTATGTAGGCATCAAAATGGCACCGTCGGAATTGGCGGATGCACTGACGATGGTTGGACTCGAAATTGAGTCGGTATCCGAACGCTACCGTTATCTGGATACGGTCTTTGTCGGTCGAATTGAAGCGATCGAACCGCATCCCAATGCGGACAAACTGCACCTGTGTCGGGTTGATACCGGTCGCGGAAAAGTTACGGTCGTCTGCGGCGCGCCCAATGCTGAGCTCGGAATGTTATCACCGATTGCACTGCCGGGCACCGAATTTCCGGAAGGTTTTATTTTAGAACTGAGCGTTATCCGTGGACAAACATCCGAGGGCATGCTTTGCAGTGAAGGTGAACTGGGACTGGGGGAGGATCGCAGCGGCATTATGCAGCTTGACCCAAAGCTGTCGGTCGGCGACCCGTTGGCCTCCGCCCTGGAACTGACAGATACCGTTTTTGAAATCGAAATCACCCCCAATCGCCCCGATTGTCTGAGTGTCCTCGGCGTGGCGCGCGAGATCGCAGCCATTCAAAACAGTCGTCTGAGGTATCCGGATTTTCAACTCAATGATGCCGACGACCGCATATCCCAACTAACATCCATACAAATTGAAGCACCGGACCACTGCCCGCGCTATGCCGCCCGCTTACTTGCGGATATTCAAATAAAACCATCCCCCTTTTGGCTACAGCAGCGACTTTTATCTGTTGGACTGCGACCGATTAATAATATCGTGGATGTGACCAATTTTATTTTGATGGAAACCGGTCAGCCGTTGCATGCCTTTGATTTTGACCGTCTGGCGCAAAACAGAATTGTGGTGCGAACCGCCAACAAAGGCGAAACTTTTATTACCTTGGATCAAAAAGAGCGTCTGCTGGACGCAGAAATGCTGATGATCTGTGACGGCGAAAAACCGGTGGCCATCGGCGGGGTCATGGGAGGTCTCAATTCCGAGATTGAAAACGATACCACCCGGGTATTGCTGGAAAGTGCCTATTTTAATTCGGTCAGTGTTCGTCGGACATCAAAACAGCTTGGTCTGAGTACTGACGCTTCTTATCGCTTCGAACGCGGGGTTGATCCGGGGGGAACCATTGCGGCGGCCAACCGGGCCGCCAAGCTGATGGCTGAAGTCAGTGGCGCAAAAATTATCTCTGGTTTGATCGACGAATATCCAAATCGACAGACTGTCAAAAGTCTGAAGCTCAGCACCAAAAAGACCAACCGCTTGTTGGGAACACGTCTGCAACGCAGGCAAATTGAAAAACTTCTCAAGTCCATAGAATTTGCGGTAAAGCCCAGCGATACTGAAAAAGATACCCTCAAGGTGACCTCTCCGACTTTCCGGGTGGATATTTCAAGACCCGAGGACCTGATGGAGGAAGTCGCCCGTCTATACGGGTATAACAATATTCCAACGACATTTCCGCAAATGCCAGCCACCGGGCGATCATCTACAAAAGAGATCCAATTGCGCAACCGGGCCCGTCAGCTTATGGAAGGGTTTGGTTTCCGCGAAACGGTTAACTACAGTTTTGCCCATCTCCAATCGGGTGACCATTTGAGAGTGGCTGACGCTGATCCGCGCCGAAAGCTCGTGCATATTTTGAACCCGCTGACCGAAGATCAGGCCGCCATGCGCACCTCTTTGGTGCCCGGATTGTTGCAAACCACACATTATAATTTGGCCCAGCAGATCAAAAATTTAAAAATTTTTGAAATTGGCAAAATTTTTATCCATAAAGATTCGCAACAGCTACCGACAGAAACGGAGATGGTCGCCGGGCTGTGGACCGGATCCCGTTATGATGCGTCCTGGCATGGTCAGGAGACAGCCTGTGATTTTTATGACATCAAGGGTGTCGTCGAACGCTTTTTAAACGCACTGCAGATCGATGATGTCCGGTTCAGTCGACTGTCTGATAATGAATGCAGCTATACCCAACCCGGCTACAGCGCGCAAATCTTGTGCAACCAGATCCCGTTGGGGTTGGTGGGGCAAATTCATCCGCGGGTGCTTGCCACTTTCGACTTGGAGCAAACAGCATTTTTATTTGAGCTCAACTTCGACCATCTGATACCACTGCTTAAGGATTCAACAGTTTCCAGACCGATTCCCAAATTTCCGGCTGTTTTCAGGGACATCACCATCATCGTAGACAAGGCACTTGAAGCCCAAGAAATTGTCAGCACCGCCGGGAAACAGCCACATGAGCTGGTGGAAGACATCGACTTGCTAAGTGTATTCGAGGGAGCTCCTATTGCTCCGGGCAATAAAAGTGTATCGCTGCGAGTGACCTATCGGTCAGCTCACAAAACACTTGAAGACGAAGATGTAACGCCCATCCATCAATCAATTGCGGATAGGTTGGTTGAGACATTTAATGCCAGTTTACCGACCTGATCGCAACAATCCTTACAGGGTCTTAAAAATGCAAGATCAAAAATCAACGCCTATGGACATACCCGACAAACTTTATTTCAGGATTGGCGAAGTCAGCAAAATAGCCCAAATCCCCGCTTATGTTTTACGATTTTGGGAAAGTGAATTTTCTCGGATTCGACCGAAACGAACCGCCGCAGGTCAGCGATTGTATTCCCGGGCTGATATCGAGCTGATTTTAAAAATCAAAACACTGCTTTACGAGAAAAAGTTTACCATTCAGGGCGCCCGACAGCATTTATCTGTCAGATCGCGCAAAAATGAGGCAGCCGAAAAGCACTTGCTGGCGGATTTGCATGCAGAACTCAAATCCATCAGGGATATGCTCGACTGAATTCGAGCTCTGAATGTTTTTTCGCTAAAATCTGAAAGCAACGAATTTACCACGAAAGCACGAAAAATAAAAAAATTTCGCGCTTTCTCAATTTCGTGTTTTCGAGGTTGGCTTTAAACTGTATTACCTCAAACCGGCCCTCATTCCAAGTAAACCGTTTCATATTTATTGAATTATATTGACAACGGCCCGATTTTGTCATAATCATTTAAGGTGAAGAGCGGGCATAGCTCAGCTGGTAGAGTACAAGCTTCCCAAGCTTGGTGTCGCGAGTTCGAATCTCGTTGCCCGCTCCAGTTTGGTTCGTTTCCTTTTAGTTGGCGAGGGTAGGACTTTTTAGGGACTGTGAGATGGAATTAACTATTACCTTATGGTCGGTGTCATGAACTGATAACTTTTACCGCGCAAAGGCAAAGGTCTACCTGGAGTTAAGGAAACGGGCGTCAGCCCGTTTTTTGTTTTTTCAGGCTAAGCTAAATAGATTCGGTGAAAACGAAACAGCGTAAATTTAAGAAAAAAAAATCGGACAACCGGAACAGGTCATTCGGGCCCAAAAACGAGAAAGAGATCATCAAGCAGATAGGGGCATTGGCCGAACCGCTTTGTGACAGCGAGGGTTTAGAGCTGGTGCACATCGAATTTCAGCGCGAATCCGGTGGCAGGATCTTACGCTTGTATATTGACCAACCTGCAGGCGTCAGCCTCGACGATTGTGTCAATGTCAGTCGCCAGTTAAATGATCTGCTCGATGTGAAGCTTGATGATATCGGACCTTACACATTGGAAGTGACATCACCAGGACCGGAGCGGCCTCTGTCTAAGTTAAAGGATTATGAGCGTTTTAAAGGCCGCAAGGCGAAGATAAAGACACAGCTGCCGATTAATGAACAAAGGAACTTTACCGGTGTTATTGTGGGAACATCTGCTGAACAAATAAAATTGTTATTTAATGAAAAAACCGTCGACATCCCGTTTGGTTATATCGCCAAAGCGCGGCTTGTCGATGCTGATGGAGAAATCTGATGCAAATTTCAGATATCAAACGTGTTGTTGAACAGGTCAGCCGGGATAAGGGTATCGAACGAAAAGTGTTGATCAAAGCCCTGGAAGAGGCATTAAAATCTGCCGCGCGGAAAAAATTCGGCAACAAAATGGATATAGAGGTCCAATATAATGAAGATTCCGGAGAGATTGAAGTTTTTCAATTCAAGGATGTTGCTGAAGTCGTGACTGAACCGGCCCTTGAAATCAGTCTGGAAGAAGGCCGCAAGCTGGATCCGGGATGTGAAATCGGAGACAGCCTGGGCACAAAAATGGACACCAGCACCTTCGGCCGTATAGCGGCGCAGTCGGCCAAGCAAGTCATTATCCAGAAGATGAAAGATGCCGAAAAAGATGCTGTTTATTCCAGTTTTGTTGATCGCAAAGGTGAAACCATCAACGGTATTGTGCAGCGTATTGATCGAGGGGACATCATTGTCAACTTGGGGCACACTGAAGGTATCGTTCACGTTCGCGAGCAGGTTCCCAGAGAATCCTATCGACGCGGAGACCGCATCCGGGCATACATTTTAGATGTCCTGCATGAATCTCGCGGACCACAGATCATTCTGTCGCGGACCCATCCGAATTTTCTGATTCATCTGTTTCGCACTGAAGTGCCTGAAATCAGGGAATCAATCGTAACCATTATGGGAGCAGCTCGTGAGCCGGGCATCCGCGCCAAAATTGCAGTGGCCTCCAATAACTCAGATATCGACCCCGTCGGCGCCTGTGTCGGCATGAAAGGCAGCCGCGTCCAAAATGTCGTCCAGGAGCTAAGAGGTGAAAAAATCGATATCATCCCTTGGCATGTCGATCCGGCCAAATTCGTATGCAATGCGCTGGCGCCAGCTGAAATCTCCAGGGTAATTATCGATGAAGCCAATCAGACCATGGAGGTCATTGTGCCGGATGAGTTTTTGTCGATTGCCATCGGCAAAAAAGGACAGAATGTCCGATTGGCGTCAAAATTGACCAGTTGGAATTTGGATGTCAAAAGTGAAACCAAATACACGATTGCTATGCAAAGCGGATATGATTCACTGGTTGCTTTGCCGGGCGTTGGCATCAGTATGGCGGATGCGCTCTATGAATTAGGCTTTTATTCAGCCGAAGAGGTCGGCAATGCTACGCCGGAAGATTTGATTCAGATCAGGGGGATCGGAGAAGAAACGGCCAAAAAATTGATTGCCGCCGCTCAAAAAGCTGTCGAAGAAACCGAGCAAGCTGAAGAACTGGAAGAGGACACCGTAAGCAACGATGCGGACACCGCCGAAATAGATGCGACCGAGAGCGATGAAGCCGATGCTGCTAACCAGGCGCCTGTTGAGGAGAGCGAGCAAGCTGAAGAAGCAGCCAATAGGGAAGCCGAAGCAGTCAACCAAACGGATACAAGCGAAACCAACGATTCCAGCGACGAAGTGCCGTTGGATGCTGAAGCACAGGATAATCAGTCCGCATCAGAGGAGGTCGACGAAACGCCTGGTAATGCAGCTGAAATTTCCGAGACCGATAGTGCCAGCGATACTGAGCGCTCCGATGAAGAAACCGATAAGGCTTAAACGGATACCAAAGATCGTTAGTGAGGATCGTCAAGAAATAAGAACATCCATTAATAGTGAATGGATCGATTACTGAACCAACAACTATAGCGCCGGGTGCGGCTGCCAAACAGTAGCCACATAGCGGTACAGAACTAACTTTTTGGGGGAAACAATGGCCAAGCTCAGGGTGTACGAACTTGCCAGAGATTTGAATATGACCAACAAGGTGTTGATTGCCAAGCTCAATGACTTGGATATCGACGTAAAAAGCCATATGAGTGCCTTGGAAGAGGACATCATTACCAAAATCAAATCTTCTCTGTTTGGTGCCAAAGAAGAAACCGTTGAAGAAACACGGGTAAAACCAACAGTCATTCGGCGGCGTCGCAAAACAGTTAAAGTCGAAGTGGTCGAGTCTTTAGATGCAGAGGCAGAGGCGCAGGAAACTGATGCGGCTGAAACCCAGGCGGATACCGTATCTGAAGAAGCGGACGCAAAGGCTGCTCCAGAAGAGATTGCTGAGAAAACGGTTGAACCCGAAAAGGTGGAAGAACCGGTCTCTGAGGAAAAATTGGTCGTCAAAGAAGAGGCCAAACCCCCCAAGGTTCGCAAGAAAGAACCTTCGGCTAAAATTATAAAACTGCCAATCAAACCGCCCGCAAAGCCATTAAAAGAGAAAAAGGCCGCTCCGCAGAAAGCAAAAATTCAAGCATTGCCTTCCCGCAAAGATATAGCTGAAACTCCAGCGAGGGGAGATGAGCCTTCGACGGCGGATAAAAAGAAAAGAAAACGCAAGAAAAAGTATGAAGAATCCGAAGTCGACAAGAAGTTTCTTAAGAAGAAAATTTCATTCCGCCGAAAAGCAGTAATCGAGGGAGAGGATCTTTACGGGGCAGGATATCGACCACGCAAGCAGCGCAAGATGGGTAAAGGTAAGAAACCTACCGGCGGTCAAAAGACTCAGATAACGGTTGCCAAAGCGATCAAGCGACGCATTAAAATTGATGATGCCATTGTTCTATCGGAACTGGCAAAACGCATGGGAATTAAAGCTGGTGAGATCATTAAGTTTATGATGGGGATGGGCTCCATGGCCACGGTCAATCAAACCATTGATTTTGATACCGCCACACTCATCGCCAATGAATTTGATTATGAAGTGGAGCGCGCCAGCTTCGAGGAAGGGGCCCTGATAAAGCAAGAAACCGATGACCCTGCCAAACTGATACCGCGTCCACCGGTTGTTACCATCATGGGACATGTCGATCACGGTAAAACGTCTCTGCTGGATGTCATTCGTCAATCGCGAATATCAGAAATGGAAGCCGGCGGAATAACGCAACATATCGGCGCCTATCTTGTAGACACGGATAAGGGGCACATCGCCTTTTTAGATACCCCGGGGCACGAGGCCTTTACGGCAATGAGAGCACGCGGGGCCCAGGTGACCGATATTGTAGTTCTGGTAGTTGCAGCCGATGATGGTGTCATGCCGCAGACCAACGAGGCGATAAATCATGCCAAGGCCGCGGATGTCCCCATCATCGTAGCCATCAATAAAATAGACAAACAGAATGCCGAACCCGATAAAGTACAGCGTGAACTTGCCGAAATCGGTCTGACACCTGAAGATTGGGGCGGGGATACAATTTATGTCAAAGTATCGGCTAAAGAGGCTGAAGGAATTGACGAACTACTCGAAATGATTTCGCTTCAGGCTGAAGTTCTTGAACTCAAAGCCAACCCCGACAAACTGGCCACGGGTCATGTTGTTGAAGCTAAAGTCGACTCAGGTCGGGGATCCATCGCAACCGTTTTGGTAAAAGAAGGTACGCTGCGCGCGAGTGACCCGGTCGTTTGCGGTATGCATTATGGCAGAATCCGGGCAATGCTTGATGACAGAGGCAGCTTGATTGAATCCGCAGGGCCCTCGATACCGGTTGAAATTGTTGGATTGTCTGGTGTGCCCATGGCCGGCGACGAATTTTTTGCACTAGATGATGAAAAAAATGCCAAGCAGGTCAGTGAAAATCGACAGCAAAAACAAAGATCAAAGGAGCTGGCCCAATCGAACCGCTTGAGCCTCGATAAGCTTTACGAGCGCATGCAAGAAGGTGAAATCAAAGATTTAAACCTCATCATTAAAGCCGATGTTCACGGTTCAATCGAAGCCTTAAACGATTCGCTGACGAAACTTTCCAATGATGAGGTTAATGTAAACGTTGTTCATTCCGCCAGTGGTACGATCGCCGAATCCGATATTTCCCTGGCGACGGTTTCAAATGCCATTATTATCGGTTTTAATGTACGTCCAACGCCAAAAGTCCAGGCTCTGGCCAACGATGAAAAAGTGGACATGCGGTTTTACAGTGTCATCTATGATGTTATCAAAGATGTCAAAAGCGCAATGGCTGGAATGATGGCATCCACATATGAGGAGCAGGTATTGGGTACGGCGGAAGTCCGCGAAGTTTTTCAGATTCCCAAAATTGGTAATATTGCCGGCTGTTATGTAACCGATGGCAAGATTGAACGCGGCCAAAACCTGCGCCTTTTAAGAGATGGCGTTGTGGTGTTTGAAGGCAAAAATTCTTCGTTGCGCCGCTTTAAAGATGATGTCAAAGAAGTCCAGGCCGGCTATGAGTGCGGCATCGGCATAGAGCATTTTAATGACATCAAAGTCGGCGATACGATTGATTGTTATTATATGAAGGAGATTAGGCCCGAAATAGAATAAAAACTGTTTCAAGCCATTCATGTTTTGTCCGCTGGACTGCGTTATAATTTGGTTCAAAATACTCGCGTACTATCGTGTACGCTCCGCTTTTGAACCATATCAAGCCTTGCCAGCGAACAAAACCTAAACGCCTTGAAACAGTTTTAACTTATATTAAAAAATTGCTTCTGACAGAGATCCTCTTGTGGGGAGTTTAAAGATAAAACCTAAGTTTACAACACAGCGGCCCTTTCAGAGAATAAAAAGACTATGGTCGTAGGAATTGGAACGATTACCTTTAGACTGCATGACTGCCGCTCTTTAAAGGGAAAACGAAAAGTGGTTCGGGCGATCGTCAGTCGGCTGCGCAATAATTTTAATGCATCGATAGCGGAAGTGGCATCAAACGATATACATCAGCGCGCCGAAATTGGCTTTTCGATGGTCGGCAATGATAATGCTGTCATTAACTCAAAACTGGACAAGATCATTAATATGGCCGAAGACCTCGGCCTGGCGGAAATTATTGACACTGAGATAGAAATCATTCATTTATGATCCCTTTTGCACGATCAGACCGGGTTAGCGGATTAATTCAAAAAGTATTATCTGAGTTAATACAAAAAGATATCAAAGACCCGCGGTTGACAATGGCTACCATTACCGGAGTAGACGTTTCGCGTGACTTGAAGCTGGCCCGCATATATTTTACGACCCCCAAAGGCGAGCAGAAAAAAGATGCGGCCATCAAAGGGTTTAACAGTGCCCGCGGGTTTATCAAGCGGACCCTGGCAAGTGAGCTGGATCTAAAATACATGCCGGATTTGAAATTTTTTTACGATGAATCCATCGAGTATGGTGCTCAGATTGACAGCTTGATCAAAATAGCCAAAGAAAAAAATGGAGAAGATTCTTAAACACATTAAGACCAGCCGAAGCATTTTGGTCGCATCACATGCAGAACCTGACGGAGATTGTCTCGGTTCGCTGGTGGCGCTGGGATTGGCATTGAGCAAACTTGATAAAAAGATCACCATGTTTAATCCAAGCCCCATACCAGCCGTTTACCGATTTCTGCCGGGTGTTGAACGCATCGTAACACAAATCAAAGAAGCTGAAGCCTATGATTTGGCCATCATACTGGATTGTGGCGACATTATCAGAGTCGGTGATCAAAGTGCCCTTGTTGACCAGATAGCAGTCGTGGTTAACATCGATCACCACGTTTCCAACACCGGCTTTGGGCACATCCAGCTCATTGATACCGATGCCTGCGCGACTGCTGAAATCGTCTATCGATTGATCAATGCGCTTGATATCCCTTTTGACAAAGCAATTGCAACTTCCATTTACCTTGGCATATTAACGGATACGGGCTCTTTTCGTTTTTCAAATACCAACCCGGCGGCCTTTGAGATCAGTAAAGCCATGACCGACATTGGTGTTGAGCCCCACACGGTGGCGCAACGTGTATTTGGAACCTATTCTTTGGGACGTATCAAACTGTTAAATATGGCCTTAAATTCGATTGAAATTTCAGGAAACGGCAAATTGTCATTGATGACTGTAAGCCGCAGTATGTTAAATTCAACCGGAACGAGTACCGAAGATATAGACGGTTTGATCAATTATGCGCGCCGTATTGAAGATGTTAAGGTTGCAGCTCTTATCCATGAGATTAAAAACGGAGCCGGTAAATTTACCAATATGAACCGCTACCATGTCAGTTTGCGTTCGGACAACACGGTAGACGTTGCTAAAATTGCCGGTAATTTTGGCGGTGGCGGTCATACCAGTGCTGCCGGATTTCAGATTGAATCAACTCTGGTGGCATTGAAAGAAAAGATCATCGAGCTGGCAGATGACCTATAAACCGACCGGTTAACGCGCGAAAGGATCGCGTTCGTAAACCGCGCATGAAAAGAACACCCCATGCAGGCACAGCAGCAAAGCGGGATAATCGTTGTCAATAAACCTACGGATATCTCCTCTGCAAAGGTCGTTGCAAAGGTCAAACACCTGTTAAACGCGAAAAAGGTTGGTCATGCCGGCACGCTGGATCCCTTCGCAGAAGGTGTTTTGGTTTGTTGCATAAATGACGCCACTCGCTTGGCGCAGTTTCTGCTGACAGGTAATAAAACTTACGATGCAACCCTGAAGCTGGGAATCGAAACCGATACGCAAGATTCGACCGGAGCTGTTATTGCCACCAAAGCGGTTAGGGGCTATACGGAAAAAGAGATAACATCGACTGTTCAAAAATTCATCGGGTCGATTAAACAGCAGCCACCCATTTTTTCG encodes:
- the rplT gene encoding 50S ribosomal protein L20, whose amino-acid sequence is MRIKRGFKARKRRKKVLKLAKGFRGGRSKLFRTAADAVDKSLMYAYRDRRQRKRDFRRLWIARINAAARMNKLSYSKFMHGLKLANVDLDRKVLADLAITDPAGFTKIAELAAQKL
- the pheS gene encoding phenylalanine--tRNA ligase subunit alpha, which translates into the protein MDNSIDQIYQEALDGLNTATDRQAVEDIRVRYLGRKGVITQFLRNISNLPAEQRPSAGQQANQVKHLLEKACKETAQKLESTAKAAEAGIDVSLPGRPAPSGSTHPITQINQRICDIFTQMGFDIAEGPEVELDYYNFEALNFPKDHPARDMQDTFFVSDDIVLRTHTSPLQIRTMEKQQPPVRIIMPGKVYRCDSDLTHTPMFHQVEGLLVDENVSFGDLKGTLTAFVHQMFDEQTSLRFRPGFFPFTEPSAEVDILCVMCRGKGCRVCSRTGWLEILGSGMVHPALYENVGYDADRYTGFAFGMGVDRIAMLKFGIDDIRKFFENDVRFLSQY
- the pheT gene encoding phenylalanine--tRNA ligase subunit beta produces the protein MKVSLSWLNDYVGIKMAPSELADALTMVGLEIESVSERYRYLDTVFVGRIEAIEPHPNADKLHLCRVDTGRGKVTVVCGAPNAELGMLSPIALPGTEFPEGFILELSVIRGQTSEGMLCSEGELGLGEDRSGIMQLDPKLSVGDPLASALELTDTVFEIEITPNRPDCLSVLGVAREIAAIQNSRLRYPDFQLNDADDRISQLTSIQIEAPDHCPRYAARLLADIQIKPSPFWLQQRLLSVGLRPINNIVDVTNFILMETGQPLHAFDFDRLAQNRIVVRTANKGETFITLDQKERLLDAEMLMICDGEKPVAIGGVMGGLNSEIENDTTRVLLESAYFNSVSVRRTSKQLGLSTDASYRFERGVDPGGTIAAANRAAKLMAEVSGAKIISGLIDEYPNRQTVKSLKLSTKKTNRLLGTRLQRRQIEKLLKSIEFAVKPSDTEKDTLKVTSPTFRVDISRPEDLMEEVARLYGYNNIPTTFPQMPATGRSSTKEIQLRNRARQLMEGFGFRETVNYSFAHLQSGDHLRVADADPRRKLVHILNPLTEDQAAMRTSLVPGLLQTTHYNLAQQIKNLKIFEIGKIFIHKDSQQLPTETEMVAGLWTGSRYDASWHGQETACDFYDIKGVVERFLNALQIDDVRFSRLSDNECSYTQPGYSAQILCNQIPLGLVGQIHPRVLATFDLEQTAFLFELNFDHLIPLLKDSTVSRPIPKFPAVFRDITIIVDKALEAQEIVSTAGKQPHELVEDIDLLSVFEGAPIAPGNKSVSLRVTYRSAHKTLEDEDVTPIHQSIADRLVETFNASLPT
- a CDS encoding MerR family transcriptional regulator, with protein sequence MQDQKSTPMDIPDKLYFRIGEVSKIAQIPAYVLRFWESEFSRIRPKRTAAGQRLYSRADIELILKIKTLLYEKKFTIQGARQHLSVRSRKNEAAEKHLLADLHAELKSIRDMLD
- the rimP gene encoding ribosome maturation factor RimP — encoded protein: MKTKQRKFKKKKSDNRNRSFGPKNEKEIIKQIGALAEPLCDSEGLELVHIEFQRESGGRILRLYIDQPAGVSLDDCVNVSRQLNDLLDVKLDDIGPYTLEVTSPGPERPLSKLKDYERFKGRKAKIKTQLPINEQRNFTGVIVGTSAEQIKLLFNEKTVDIPFGYIAKARLVDADGEI
- the nusA gene encoding transcription termination factor NusA, whose amino-acid sequence is MQISDIKRVVEQVSRDKGIERKVLIKALEEALKSAARKKFGNKMDIEVQYNEDSGEIEVFQFKDVAEVVTEPALEISLEEGRKLDPGCEIGDSLGTKMDTSTFGRIAAQSAKQVIIQKMKDAEKDAVYSSFVDRKGETINGIVQRIDRGDIIVNLGHTEGIVHVREQVPRESYRRGDRIRAYILDVLHESRGPQIILSRTHPNFLIHLFRTEVPEIRESIVTIMGAAREPGIRAKIAVASNNSDIDPVGACVGMKGSRVQNVVQELRGEKIDIIPWHVDPAKFVCNALAPAEISRVIIDEANQTMEVIVPDEFLSIAIGKKGQNVRLASKLTSWNLDVKSETKYTIAMQSGYDSLVALPGVGISMADALYELGFYSAEEVGNATPEDLIQIRGIGEETAKKLIAAAQKAVEETEQAEELEEDTVSNDADTAEIDATESDEADAANQAPVEESEQAEEAANREAEAVNQTDTSETNDSSDEVPLDAEAQDNQSASEEVDETPGNAAEISETDSASDTERSDEETDKA
- the infB gene encoding translation initiation factor IF-2, with translation MAKLRVYELARDLNMTNKVLIAKLNDLDIDVKSHMSALEEDIITKIKSSLFGAKEETVEETRVKPTVIRRRRKTVKVEVVESLDAEAEAQETDAAETQADTVSEEADAKAAPEEIAEKTVEPEKVEEPVSEEKLVVKEEAKPPKVRKKEPSAKIIKLPIKPPAKPLKEKKAAPQKAKIQALPSRKDIAETPARGDEPSTADKKKRKRKKKYEESEVDKKFLKKKISFRRKAVIEGEDLYGAGYRPRKQRKMGKGKKPTGGQKTQITVAKAIKRRIKIDDAIVLSELAKRMGIKAGEIIKFMMGMGSMATVNQTIDFDTATLIANEFDYEVERASFEEGALIKQETDDPAKLIPRPPVVTIMGHVDHGKTSLLDVIRQSRISEMEAGGITQHIGAYLVDTDKGHIAFLDTPGHEAFTAMRARGAQVTDIVVLVVAADDGVMPQTNEAINHAKAADVPIIVAINKIDKQNAEPDKVQRELAEIGLTPEDWGGDTIYVKVSAKEAEGIDELLEMISLQAEVLELKANPDKLATGHVVEAKVDSGRGSIATVLVKEGTLRASDPVVCGMHYGRIRAMLDDRGSLIESAGPSIPVEIVGLSGVPMAGDEFFALDDEKNAKQVSENRQQKQRSKELAQSNRLSLDKLYERMQEGEIKDLNLIIKADVHGSIEALNDSLTKLSNDEVNVNVVHSASGTIAESDISLATVSNAIIIGFNVRPTPKVQALANDEKVDMRFYSVIYDVIKDVKSAMAGMMASTYEEQVLGTAEVREVFQIPKIGNIAGCYVTDGKIERGQNLRLLRDGVVVFEGKNSSLRRFKDDVKEVQAGYECGIGIEHFNDIKVGDTIDCYYMKEIRPEIE
- a CDS encoding DUF503 domain-containing protein; protein product: MVVGIGTITFRLHDCRSLKGKRKVVRAIVSRLRNNFNASIAEVASNDIHQRAEIGFSMVGNDNAVINSKLDKIINMAEDLGLAEIIDTEIEIIHL
- the rbfA gene encoding 30S ribosome-binding factor RbfA produces the protein MIPFARSDRVSGLIQKVLSELIQKDIKDPRLTMATITGVDVSRDLKLARIYFTTPKGEQKKDAAIKGFNSARGFIKRTLASELDLKYMPDLKFFYDESIEYGAQIDSLIKIAKEKNGEDS